A window of the Anthonomus grandis grandis chromosome 9, icAntGran1.3, whole genome shotgun sequence genome harbors these coding sequences:
- the LOC126740378 gene encoding glycoprotein 3-alpha-L-fucosyltransferase A-like, with amino-acid sequence MPPRLLTPRKFFLTFLVVIGVTLLVGSKYRFSYFSKSSREHSLREKDLNGVEEHTQKDEMEKDEVELEEEKQPTKPLEKPFFLSGGTLYPSKTKGPARLFPEQADGDRIVDQLMYVPEDYQEFDTPEKTILLFSGLGAWGQRGGSAAFAQCPVSRCSLTADRGRASDADAILFKDHVANLGFNRPANQVWILYHLECPYHTQSVKIPESINWTATYRRDSDIVAPYEKWVYYDPEVRQINQNKDYAGNKTKKVAWFVSNCGARNNRLQYARELAKYIEVDIYGGCGSLKCPRSDDKKCFNLLESDYKFYFAFENSNCRDYITEKLFVNGLGHDVLPIVMGARPEDYQKSTPEGSYIHVDEFAGPEELAEYLHRLDNDNALYNSYFKWKGTGEFINTYFWCRLCAMLHAPLVPRHYEDVNDWWRGPGVCTTKSWRNAEFV; translated from the exons ATGCCCCCACGGCTTCTTACCCCGCGTAAGTTCTTTCTTACCTTTCTGGTGGTGATCGGGGTGACCCTGTTGGTGGGCAGCAAGTATCGCTTCTCGTATTTCTCCAAAAGCAGCAGAGAGCACTCGCTGAGGGAGAAGGACCTCAATGGGGTTGAGGAACATACACAGAAAGACGAGATGGAAAAAGACGAG GTTGAGCTAGAAGAAGAAAAACAGCCGACAAAACCTCTAGAAAAGCCCTTCTTCCTGAGTGGGGGGACTCTGTATCCCTCCAAGACTAAAGGGCCTGCCAGACTGTTCCCTGAACAAGCAGACGGAGATCGGATAGTTGACCAGTTAATGTACGTTCCTGAAGATTATCAAG AATTCGATACTCCAGAAAAGACAATTCTACTATTTAGCGGATTGGGTGCGTGGGGCCAAAGGGGTGGATCAGCAGCCTTCGCTCAATGTCCCGTCAGCCGGTGCAGTTTGACGGCCGATAGAGGGCGCGCGTCTGACGCCGAcgccattttgtttaaagatcACGTGGCTAACTTAGGGTTTAACAGGCCAGCCAATCAA GTGTGGATTCTGTATCATTTGGAATGTCCCTATCACACTCAAAGTGTGAAAATACCAGAGTCAATCAATTGGACCGCTACATATAGACGGGACAGTGATATAGTGGCGCCCTATGAAAAATGGGTTTACTACGATCCTGAG GTTCgccaaataaaccaaaataaagaTTACGCGGGCAACAAGACCAAAAAAGTCGCCTGGTTCGTATCGAACTGCGGGGCCCGTAATAACCGACTGCAATACGCAAGGGAACTGGCCAAATACATAGAAGTCGACATCTACGGGGGATGCGGATCATTGAAATGTCCCAGATCCGACGACAAGAAATGCTTCAATTTGCTAGAGAGCGACTACAAGTTCTACTTTGCATTTGAAAATTCGAACTGTCGAGACTATATCACCGAGAAGCTGTTCGTTAACGGGTTGGGACATGACGTCTTACCGATAGTGATGGGCGCTAGACCAGAAGACTATCAAAAGAGTACACCAGAAG GTTCCTATATCCACGTGGACGAATTCGCCGGTCCGGAAGAACTGGCGGAATATCTTCACCGATTGGACAACGACAACGCCCTCTACAACTCCTATTTTAAATGGAAGGGCACCGGGGAGTTTATAAACACTTATTTTTGGTGTAGGTTATGCGCCATGCTGCATGCTCCATTGGTTCCTAGACATTACGAGGACGTGAACGATTGGTGGAGGGGACCTGGGGTGTGTACCACCAAATCGTGGAGAAACGCCGAATTCGTATGA